From the genome of Leptodactylus fuscus isolate aLepFus1 chromosome 1, aLepFus1.hap2, whole genome shotgun sequence, one region includes:
- the SPCS3 gene encoding signal peptidase complex subunit 3 yields the protein MNTALSRANSLFAFSLSVMAALTFGCFITTAFKDRVVPVNIHVSRVTLENVEDFTGPREKSDLGFLIFDINADILSIFDWNVKQLFIYLSAEYATKSNALNQVVLWDKIILRGDNPKLSLKEMKSKYFFFDDGNGLKGNRNITLTLSWNVVPNAGILPLVTGSGHISIPFPETYKTPMSY from the exons ATGAACACCGCACTGTCCAGGGCTAATTCTCTCTTCGCCTTCTCACTGAGTGTTATGGCCGCTCTCACTTTTGGCTGTTTTATCACCACTGCATTCAAGGACCGAGTGGTGCCTGTCAACATTCACGTCTCTAGGGTGACTCT AGAGAATGTTGAAGACTTCACAGGCCCCAGAGAAAAGAGTGACCTGGGATTCCTCATATTTGATATAAATGCAGATATCCTTT CGATATTTGACTGGAACGTCAAGCAGTTGTTCATATACCTTTCGGCGGAGTATGCAACAAAGAGTAAT GCTTTGAACCAGGTTGTACTATGGGACAAGATCATCCTCCGGGGAGACAACCCAAAGTTGTCTTTAAAGGAGATGAAATCCAAGTATTTCTTCTTTGACGATGGAAACGGCCTGAA GGGTAACAGGAATATCACACTCACCCTGTCGTGGAACGTGGTCCCGAATGCTGGCATCTTGCCTCTGGTCACAGGATCTGGGCACATTTCTATTCCATTCCCTGAAACCTACAAAACCCCGATGAGCTATTAA